DNA from Elaeis guineensis isolate ETL-2024a chromosome 2, EG11, whole genome shotgun sequence:
CAACTGCGGTGAGGAATGACATGATGCCAAAAGcatgtttaaaatataatttgttTGGGATTTGGCATGTGTGAGGCACAAAATGTGGAGACTGACGACCTGGAGCAGAGCCTCAAAAGTTCAGGAGttcaatttaattaataatatagaTAAGAACCAAAAGGGCATGGCAAAGGGAGATGTTTACGTTTCTGTAAGTCCAAATGCAAGGTCCAACATGTCATTTTCTTCATCAGTTGGCTCTTCCAACTTCTTGTAATAATCCACATCCTATAAACAATTTGCTAGTCAGACACCATATCTAGTCTATAAGCTATCTCAAAgctaaaaatacaagatgaataATATGCCTGTCATACCATTACTATCACATGACAGGTTGAACATGCAAGCGAGCCCTCGCAAGCCCCTGACATCACAGTAGCAGGAGATGTTACTGAAACTGTGAAGTATACAAACTAAACAACACACTTCATGCTCATTCTTCCAAGTTCATGATCCATTTATCTAATCGATTCTTAAAGGCACTAGAGAATTGATATAATCATGTGGACATGACTGTTCTCAATCCTCAAAGAAATTTAGAATACCGATTTTCACTCAAAACTATTGATTAAGAATCTACTCAGTAATGTTATCACAAAAATGACAAGTTGCAAATAGCAATTGATCGTCCAACTGTGACAAGATATTCACCTTCTAAATCTATGTCATTTTGGTGAGCAGCTTCCAACATCGACATTCCAATAGGAACCTTGATAAGCTTCTCTTCTCCATCTTTGTTGACAAATGTCACAGATATTCTGCATAATTAACTAAAGATGATAAAGAAAGTCCTCCTAAATGATAGACCAGAAGTGTCTGAATAATGAAAGAAGTTATATCTGTCATTACTTCACAAACTATAAGAAAGGCATCAGTCTCAACTGTTTTAAAGACCTGTAAATAAATAGACACTTTTCTCAGAGCGATCAAATGAATATAGACAATAATAGAATGCTGAGAACAACCAAAATTGTGCTGAAGTTTTTAAAAATGGTGACCTCATTTGCTACATACAGAGGTAGGCCAAATGCTAAACATGCAGGATGTCGCATTCAGCGAGAATGTCGACAGTGGCAAATAGAATGCACATATTCAGGTTTTAAGGTCTCCATCAATAAAGACAAACACAAATTAAAAGTTTTGGAATCATGCTTCCTATTAAGAGGTGACAATCAAAACATAAACATTCCGAGGTTTCGAACACTTGATAGCAGAGATATGCCAGAATAGTAACTAATACATCGGAAGGATGGCATAAGTCAGACTTACAAAGGGACAATGCTATTTTTAGGGCGTGAGCATAGAAATTCTCAGATGGTCCTGGATCTACTGCTGATGCTGTCTCTGGAATGTATTACTTTGCCAAGTAGGGTGTAACTCCTGGTCCTTGCTTTTCATTGGACTAGACCATATACAAGTGAATAGAATGGTTTTACAAGGATGCAAATAGCAAATCCAACAGCAGCATAGGAATTTCTATGCATATGTCAGAAGATAGCATTGCATGCTTATGAAGACAGCTACCAACCAAAATGCATGTGAACATCATCAAGCCTTTACATCCCAAAATAcagaagatatattttttatatcagtcAATGATAGACTAGATTAAGAACTTACGTTTCTTTCTGCTCACTCCCTTCCTCATGCACGTTACCAATGGTTGTAGTAGAAAAAGAACAGTTATTCTGGAGAATGGCAAATAAATAGTCTCAGTGATTAAAACCTAGAGCACTATCCAAATATTTTTCAAAACAAGGAGCTTAAGAAAAGTGCATATAAGATCTCAACAGAGAGATTTTCTTATACATCTGTGGCATATAAATGAAAGAACAATCTGCTGCAGAATAGTAATAATTATGTCATGGAAAATCTAGCATACATTATGACTTAAAAAGGGCACAGTCTTACAAATTGATGCAACGAAATGATGAGAGTTGCTTGATGTGATAAAAGATGGTGACCGCAGTTTGACATTTAATGCAACATCAATAAAATGTATTAGGCAAATTGTACAGATGAAATAGCAATAGCAATCAATAATAAGAACCGGGAAAGGTGCACCCCATATGTCTATTTACAAAACCAAGAACATCACCGTCTGGAGAACATCACAGAATTTGTAagatttttaatcaaattgaCACATCCCTTTCTGATTTGACCACTATGAAAATGCATTCCCAAGCAAAAAGAAGATTACCATGTAAATTCCACAAGCAAAAATGTAAATTCCAAACTCTTGAGCTGCCAGTTGTAAGTGCATTAAGATTTAAGAACGCTAGTGGATTGCACAGCAAGAGTTGGGCACTACTACATCTATCTCTGCACTGCAAGAAAACTTGTCCTGGAACGGAGGAAAGCAGCACAGTTTTTTTATGATTAGATTGTCATTTCAAGATCATGAAGGAAATGTTTAAATTAAGGCATCCTCCTTATTTGAAATAAGTTGCATTAAGTTTTTTTTCCTTAGTTAGCAACCATCAAACAGTTACTCATTTCAACCTATTTCATGATACCTCAATCCAAATATTTGGGCATTTCATAGAAATCCATCATGCTCTCTTAGTTGCAAGAACAGAGCCTAATACAAATGAAGCATCATATCAGTGACTTATCAAATAACAATGCTGGTGGGGCCCACCACTTAGGAAATCAGGAAAAGGGGTAGGCTGCCGCTGATTTGGTTAAGCACAGGTTTGGCTGGAAAGGAGGTCCTGATAAAATGCCATATTGCTACAGTAGCATGGCTGAATCTTTATGGTACTTCCTCTATTGTTTCTTTATGCGTCCTCATATCAattctcctttctcttttttcttttaatttctctcctatctaaaaattttctcattgTCTTATTCTTTCTTCCATCTCTTTCTTGTCCGACCTAACTTTCTCCTTTCAACTGAACTAACAACAGTCATAAATGTCATGGCCTTTTCATCACTGCTAATAGTTGGCTGCAAGACATCTTTCTCCTGGAGCAATAGGGCCTATTCTTATCATTAAAACCCAATAAACTAGCACATTCACATCTATTTTAGTTTCTTCAAAATGGAAAAATGAATAtgtaaaactctttttttaaagaCTAAACTCCATCCAGAAATCTCACCACACCACAAAGAGAAACCATTTAAACCACCTCTTTCTAGAACTTCTAAATTGTATCGAGCAAACTTGCATCCCTAACAAATACAAGTGGAGACAAGCATATCAGCATGTAAATTATGTTAAAATTTGGTCAAGCCTTAGCTGTACATGACATGGTGGATTCAACAATCTTTTTGCATACTGTTACTAAACCTCCCACTTTCAGTTTCAAAAAGGCTTGCACTCGAATACTATAGCTACTCAATGAAAGCTTGCATTCCAAGTGATAACTCCAAGTTGCTCTGCTTTATAATAAGTGCatattgttgggtggatgtctggccaggacaccacctcccaaaattttttcaa
Protein-coding regions in this window:
- the LOC105046991 gene encoding adrenodoxin-like protein 1, mitochondrial isoform X2, with protein sequence MSMLEAAHQNDIDLEGACEGSLACSTCHVIVMDVDYYKKLEEPTDEENDMLDLAFGLTETSRLGCQVIAKPELDGMRLALPAATRNFAVDGFKPKPH
- the LOC105046991 gene encoding uncharacterized protein isoform X1 codes for the protein MFLSRLSRLGLRIAKDSGQFSATKRGYFSRHFSHNLHLVNNCSFSTTTIGNVHEEGSEQKETISVTFVNKDGEEKLIKVPIGMSMLEAAHQNDIDLEGACEGSLACSTCHVIVMDVDYYKKLEEPTDEENDMLDLAFGLTETSRLGCQVIAKPELDGMRLALPAATRNFAVDGFKPKPH